The Nostoc sp. 'Peltigera membranacea cyanobiont' N6 genome contains the following window.
AGCGCCGGGAGACTTGGCGGACGATTTGGTTAAGTAAGCGATCGCCAGTAGATTGAATTATAGATTTGGGTAATCGCTGAATAAATCGGGGAAAGTGCAAATCAACAACTAAATCTAATTCCCATTCAACTCTTGTAACCTCGCCGCTAGTGCAAGCATTGTTTTCTATTAGCTGTAGAGATGCCTTATAATCTACGTCATAACCAGGCGCTTGGTAATCAGGAATGGGGATTGTACGGATGCGGTAAATACCCTCATCTGGGGGCAATAATTCCAAACCAATTTTCGGTTCTACTTCATAACCGAAAGCACCAAAACGACCAATTACTAAAGCATAGCCATTTTCCCCAAGTAATTGCACTTTCATGGGTTGAGCGCAACGAGAAAACCATGAAGCGTGGGCATTAAGATACTCAGCAACCTTCTCTGCTGAGGCAGGCATTTCCATAAAATCTTGATAACGACCATAAAATTTTGTGAGCGTCGCTACATTTACGTCTGTTAATGTATCCTTAGCCTCTTCTTGGCTGGACGCTACAGGTAAAACTGCTTCTGTTACTTCCCAGGATTTATATTCGCCTTGTCTTGAAAGCATAAATGCATTACTGTATATTTTGGCGTTCGTCTATATTAATAGTTCCCCACGTGCCTGGGTCATTTTGCATCAATATCGCATTTTGACCAAAACCTCATTAATCTGCCATCACCTCCATAGAATTACTAAAATAAAGAACTGAACAAGCACACAATAGTTTCCCAGGATAGCATTTCTTATGAAAGCATTTGTAGCAGGGGCAACGGGTGAAACAGGTCGCCGAATTGTGCAAGAGTTAATAGCACGGAATATTCCCGTCCGGGCTTTGGTGCGGGATATTGAGAAAGCTAGGGGTATTCTGTCTCTCGAAGCCGAGTTGGTTGTAGGCGATGTATTACAATCAGAAAGTTTAAATGCTGCATTGGGAGACAGCACAGTTTTGTTGGTTGCGACTGGTGCAAAACCTAGTTTTGACCCTACTGGCCCCTATAAAGTAGATTTTGAAGGGACTAAAAATTTAGTAGATGCTGCCAAAGCAAAGGGAATTGAGCATCTTGTTTTTGTTTCTTCTTTGTGTACTTCGCAGTTTCTCCATCCACTGAATTTGTTTTGGCTGATTTTGGTGTGGAAGAAGCAAGCTGAAGAGTATATCCAGAAAAGTGGTCTTACCTATACGATTGTGCGGCCTGGTGGGTTGAAGAATGAAGATAACCTCGACGCGATCGTGATGCAGAGCGCTGATACACTGTTTGACGGTAGCATCCCCAGACAAAAAGTTGCCCAAGTTGCTGTTGAGGCGCTGCTTGAAGCCGATGCACGCAATAAAATTGTCGAAATTGTAGCCAAACCTGAAGCAGCTTCAAAAAGCTTTAAGGAGCTATTTCAACAGTGCTGATATTCCACGGGATTCTATTCCCATCCCCAAAATGAGCAGATCGCATATTCACAGAAAAGTGATTGTCAATTAGCTTATCTAAATTGACCGTCCCTTGATTCTACTCTCTAAAGCGATCGCCTTAAATTTCAACCTCATCATCAATAACAACTCGTGTGATTTTGAGGAGGATAGGATAACTGATTAATACCAAATCCTCAGTTATCCTTTTCTAGTTGAACTGTTAATACTATACCGTAGTATAAGACCATCCACTAGAAGACCACTTGATTAAGTCTTGCCAAGTCAGATCGAGATCATCTGATCCCCAAGGATTATCTAAATGGAACTTATTTGTAATAGAATTGTAACTAGTAACAGCTAAGGCATGACCTCCAGAATATTGATCGCCAAATATCTTTGCGTTAATACCAAAAGTTACTAGGTTATTAGAATTGACAAGATTGATCGTATCTTGTTGAGTCGCATTGCTCGTGATTCTACTATCAAGCGCCGTGATTTGGCTCATTACTTTGTATTCATTTCCTCCATTAATACCAGTGGAGTTAGATTTAGTCCTGGAATAATTAGGATCGGCAGTCAGGTAGGAGTTAGTGTTATCTTGGTCAATCCAGCCAGACTCATTTATCTGAGCATAAGCTTTTTCAACTAAAGCTACCCATAGTTCATTTGATAAACTGGAATAGGAAGCACCTCCCCAACCTGCATAAGCAGCCTTACCATTACTAAGAGTAGGTAAATATCGGTCAACTGTCACATAATCAGCTATACCATTGTTATAGAAACGTACAGCGAATGTATTATCGCCATTGTCAATAAACATCTTTTGGATGTAGGAAGATTTATCATTAGCCAGAGAAGATAAAGTGGCTAATAAATAGCAATCACCAAGATCGCCTTGATGAATATCATCGGAACTAATGCTATTTTGGAATAATGAGCCACTGACATATTGATAGGTGTACTGAGTGCTTCCGTTATAACTATAAGCATCTGGACGATCATTTCCTAAGAACCACTTGCCAATACTTAGTCGGGATTTTCGAGAGGATCTCGCTCTGGCTTGCTATACTTATCTATGCTCTTTTTTCCTAATTCTTAAAAAGCAGGAGCAAATCGGGAATAATAACTAACAATCAGGTGTGAACTTTGTCAGAATGAGTTCGTCGATGATTTTTGTTAGCAAAGAGAGCAAATTTGAAGGAGTTAGACTCTGAAAGGCTTTGAATTCAAAGGTGTTGAAAAACTTATTGGGCCAATAGCTGCGCTTCTTGGCTTTGTGTATTTGTTGCAATGGTATATTGGAGACTTGCGATCGCCTTCCGATCCCATCTTTGCAGATAAACAGCCGCCTTTGGTGATGAAACAGGGCGACCCCTATATCCGTGCTTTAATGCGAACCATCTCCGCAAGTGAAGCCAGTGGGAACCGTCCCTATTCGCTATTATATGGTGGACAGCAAGTTAACGACCTTAGCCGACATCCTGAGATATGCGTCACAATTGTCACAGGCCCCAACACAGGTAATTGTTCTACAGCTGCTGGGAGATATCAAATTATCAACATTACTTGGTATCGTTTAGCCCCGCGTTATCACCCAAAGCCAATGCAGATGATGTTTTGGACTGCTTATAGTTTTGAAGCAGAGTATCAAGATATAGTAGTTTACCGTTGGTTAAGTGATTCTAAAGTTTGGGGAACCGATCTTTCTCAACTGTTGCGTCAGGGAAAGTTAAATGATGTTTTGCGGCGACTCTCTCCGACTTGGACAAGTCTAGGATATGGTCTAGAAACTAATTCTGTTAGTAGCTCTTTGCCTAAAGTTTATCAGAAAATGTTGAAAGAGGAATTAACAGCAGCGAATCAACGAACAGCCCCGAAATTAACACCATCTCCAACTCCTTTCAGCAAGCCAATAAATAAGCAGTGAAGTTATACTAATTTTTAACTTGCTGCGGACAAAAAGCTTTTGATATTTTCTACAAATGCCAAAGTATTCTCAAAATGAATATTATGTCCAGCATTTCTAATTATTCTTAGCTGTGCAAATTCATATATCTT
Protein-coding sequences here:
- a CDS encoding DUF1997 domain-containing protein, which gives rise to MLSRQGEYKSWEVTEAVLPVASSQEEAKDTLTDVNVATLTKFYGRYQDFMEMPASAEKVAEYLNAHASWFSRCAQPMKVQLLGENGYALVIGRFGAFGYEVEPKIGLELLPPDEGIYRIRTIPIPDYQAPGYDVDYKASLQLIENNACTSGEVTRVEWELDLVVDLHFPRFIQRLPKSIIQSTGDRLLNQIVRQVSRRLTRKVQQDFQKSLEKSLLVNSKQKR
- a CDS encoding NAD(P)H-binding protein, with the translated sequence MKAFVAGATGETGRRIVQELIARNIPVRALVRDIEKARGILSLEAELVVGDVLQSESLNAALGDSTVLLVATGAKPSFDPTGPYKVDFEGTKNLVDAAKAKGIEHLVFVSSLCTSQFLHPLNLFWLILVWKKQAEEYIQKSGLTYTIVRPGGLKNEDNLDAIVMQSADTLFDGSIPRQKVAQVAVEALLEADARNKIVEIVAKPEAASKSFKELFQQC
- a CDS encoding C2 family cysteine protease — its product is MGKWFLGNDRPDAYSYNGSTQYTYQYVSGSLFQNSISSDDIHQGDLGDCYLLATLSSLANDKSSYIQKMFIDNGDNTFAVRFYNNGIADYVTVDRYLPTLSNGKAAYAGWGGASYSSLSNELWVALVEKAYAQINESGWIDQDNTNSYLTADPNYSRTKSNSTGINGGNEYKVMSQITALDSRITSNATQQDTINLVNSNNLVTFGINAKIFGDQYSGGHALAVTSYNSITNKFHLDNPWGSDDLDLTWQDLIKWSSSGWSYTTV
- a CDS encoding glycoside hydrolase family 24 protein; the encoded protein is MGPIAALLGFVYLLQWYIGDLRSPSDPIFADKQPPLVMKQGDPYIRALMRTISASEASGNRPYSLLYGGQQVNDLSRHPEICVTIVTGPNTGNCSTAAGRYQIINITWYRLAPRYHPKPMQMMFWTAYSFEAEYQDIVVYRWLSDSKVWGTDLSQLLRQGKLNDVLRRLSPTWTSLGYGLETNSVSSSLPKVYQKMLKEELTAANQRTAPKLTPSPTPFSKPINKQ